The region ACTCGACGAGCTTCTCCAGTTCCGAGTGCGGCGCGTGGTCGGTGGCTATCGCGTCCACCGTGCCGTCGGCAATCGCCTCTAGGACCGCGTCCACGTGATCGCGCCCGCGAAGCGGCGGGTTCACCTTCGTCGCAGTGTCGAAGCCCCGGCACGCCTCGTCGGTGAGGGTGAAGTGGTGCGGCGCGACCTCGCACGATACGGGCAAGCCGCGGGCCTTCGCCGCCCGGACCAGCCGCGCCGAACCCGCCGTGGAGAGGTGCGCCACGTGGTAACGGGCCCCCGTCAGCTCCACGAGCTCCAGGTCTCGGGCCACGATCGCCGACTCGGCCTGCGCCGGCTGGGCCGTCAGTCCGATCACCGTCGAGACGTGGCCCTCGTGCATGCTCCCGCGCGCCGAGAGGTTGTGATCCTCGCAGTGCTGGATGACCGGCAGGTCGAAGGTCGCGGCGTACTCCATCGCGCGGCGCATGAGGCCGGCGTCCATCACGCAGCGGCCGTCGTCGCTCACGGCCACCGCGCCCCCCTCCTTCAGGTCGGCGTACTCGCAGAGGCTCTTCCCCTCGAGTCCCCGACTGATCGCGGCGACGGGGTGCACCCGAGCCAAGCCGACCTCTCTCGCGCGGTTGACGATCAGCTCCGTCACCGCCCGCGTATCGTTCGCCGGGCGCGTGTTGGGCATGCAGCAGACGGTGGTGAAGCCGCCGGCCACCGCCGCCCGCGTCCCCGATGCCACGTCCTCCTTGTACTCCTCCCCCGGCTCGCGTAGGTGGACGTGCAGGTCCACGAGACCAGGAAGCACGAGGCGGTTCCGGGCATCGATCACCCGCTCGGCCCCGGCGATGCCACGGTCGATGCGCGCGATCCGGCCCCCCTCGATCATCACGTCGGCTTCGCGGTCCAGATCCTGCGAGGGGTCCACTACGCGTCCGCCTCGAATGAGCAACGACATATCTGCCTCGACGAGCTAGTCGACGCCATCGTAGCCGAAAACGGCCGGGGCGTCCCCCGCGGTCACGGCACCGGCGCCTGGAGGGGGACCCAGGAGCGCGACTGACGCACCTGCGCTATCGCCTGGATCGGGGAGGTGAGCGTGAACGGGAAGTCCCGCCGCTGTGCTCCGGCGCGCACCGCGACGACCCCGGCAGCCGCGGGGCTCGCTCCCGGGTGCCCCGATGCGACCTCGATCCGGTAGATGCCGTCCTGCAAGGTGGCCAGGCGCAGCACCTCGGGTGTCGAGCCGTCCACGCTGTCCGCGAGTACGGTTCCACTCCGGAGCACGAAGAGCGGGGTGATCCGCTGCCCGGACGGCGTCACGATCGCCAGGTCCAGATCCTGCCCCACCTTCCACGTGGCGCTCACGACGAGCGTCCCGGAGGGGAGGGCCGGGGCGCCCCCGCCCTCTTCCTCGTCAGCTTCGTCGAGCAGCCGTTCGACGCGGGGGTCCACGCCGTCGTCTGGGGGAGACCAGCCGAGGGCGCGCCCCAGGAGCCGGGACGCTTCCGTCCGAGAGAGCCGCCGCGCCACGAGGCAGCGCGCGAGCTCCGTGCGCGCCGCTGCCTGCTGCGGCTGCAGCGCCAGGACGGACCAGCGGTGAGAGCAGCTCCGCCCGAGGTCTCCCTTGCGGCGATACATCTCGGCCAGCGCCCGTTGCAGCCGATGACTGCTCGGGTGGAGCTCCGCGAGCGACGCGTAGGTACGGAGGGCGCGCGGTTGGTCGAGCGCGGCCGCCTCGCTCTCGGCCAGCGCGCGCACCGCCTCGGCCCCCGAGCCATCGATCTCGGCCCAGCTCCGCGCGTGGCGCAGCGCCTCCTCGTACCGGCCGAGCCGGACGAGCTGACGGTGGTAGGCCAAGCGCAGGGAGCGCCGCAGGGGCTGGGCCGTGACCGCCCGACGCAAGCGCACCTCCTCCGGGCTCGGAGCGACTCCCCCGACCGGGGCTTGCTCCACGCGCAGCGTGACTACCGGCCGGCGGGGGCGGCTCCCTCCACTCTCCTGCGCCGCCGCAGCCGCGCCGGAGACCTCCCCGCCCAGGCGCCCTGCGAGGTCCGGTGGCTCCTCGAAGGGCGTCTCCTCTCCGTCGGGATCTCCGGCACCATCCCGCTCCTCTCCCCCGGGGCGACGTCGCGCGTCGGTCCCACCGAGCCCGCGCTCTCGTCGGCGCGCCGCGAGCACCTCCCGATGCTGCCGCTCGTTCTCGACGATCACCACGGCCGTGGCCCGGCTCGGCACCTGGTAGGCCCGGCTTGCGCGCACGATCTCCGGCCGGTTGTGCGCGTAGTCGTCCGCCGCGAGCGCCTCGACGTAGTGCTGGGCCCAGAGGCGTGCCCCGAGGCGCGCCGACCGTCGCCCGCCCGCCTCGCTCCCCAGACGCATAGTGAACGTTTTATCTAGAACCTCCTCTCCTATTGTGCCGCGGACCCGCACCTGCAGGTCCCCCGGGGAGGAGTAGCGCCCGACCAGCAGCACTTCACCCCCGGATGGCACCGCCGGGAGCTGTTCCGGGAAGACGCGGTGCACCGGCACGCCGTGGAAGCTCACCTCGACGCCGCGCAGCGCGGGGCGATAGTGCGTGGCCAGCAGGTCGAAGATCCGGTTGGGCACATCGTCCCCCGGTCCCAGCCGGTGCAGCGTTCCACCGAGTCGACGCGTCGCCTCCCGGAGCCAGGCATCGCCCTCCTCGGGGCCGATGCGCAGCGCGCTGAGCGTCGCACCGTGGGGTGTCAGCGCATCGAGCACCCATTGAGCCAGCGGTCCGTCGCGGAGCTCCCCCGCGCTGGGTCGGCCGTCCCCCAGATAGATGACGTGCGTCGGGGTGCTCCGGCCGCGGATCGCCGCCGCCACGGCGACGAAGGCCTCCTGCAGGTCTGTCGCACCGGCGGGACCCACCGATCGAATGAAGGCCAGCGCGTCCCGCCGCGCCTGGGCCGTGGGATGGCGGAAACCGCGCGCCCAACCCCGGCACCGGGCATCGCACGCGAGAACCGCGAAGCGGCTTCGGAGGTCCATCTCCGCCAGTAGGGCCTGCAGGGCCGCGACCTGCAGGGCCCACCCCTGCTTCCCCGTGCTGTAGGAGCTGTCCATCAGCAGGAGGTAGTCCCGCCTCACCGGCGCCCCCGCCGCGGGGATCTGCGGGCGCAGGGCGGCCACGAAATACCCGCCCCGGTCCCCACAGGGGTCCCCCCGCTGCGTTGCTTCTCCCTCCCCCTCCTTGCGCGGAAGAGCGCAGCCGCCGCGCCGTCCCCCCTCGGGTTCCTGCACGAGCAACTCCAGCTCGGGGCCCTTCCTCGCGGTCTCGAAGTTCACGACGACGCTGGCGGTGGGGAGGAAGGCCCTCGCGGCGTAGCGCAGGTGGACCTGGTCTCCCTTGCGCTCGGTGCTCACGGCGTAGAGCGGCGTCGCAACCGCCCCGATCCCACGCCGGTGCCTGAGCTCGACGTCGACCGAAAAATAGCCGATCGAGCCGCCCGCGCCCCGCTCCGCAGCGAACGGATAGACGTACTCGTAGCGCTCGTGCACCCCTCTCAGCGCCTCGGTGTAGACCAGGAGCACGCGCCGGAATGCCCGGGGAGCGACGGGCAGGATTCTGACCTTGACGCTCCGGTGGTGCGCCGCCCCCTGACGGAACGGTACGCGCGGACGGATGGTGTCCTCCAGAGCATGGCGCTGGCCCGGCCGGACGCGTCGCCGCTCGATCAACTCGCCCTCCTCGAGGCGCGCCCCCACCTGAACGGCCACCCGAGCCAGGGTCGCACCCCCGGGAAGTGGAAAACGGAGGCTTCCTTCTAGAACGTTAGAAGAATTGTTATAGTACGTTTGTTCTAGTTCGGTCGTGGCCATGGAGTCTGCGATGCGCACGCGCACCACCTGGGAGGCTAGCTGTAGGGCGTGTGGCCGCCCGTGCCGCGCCACGCGCGCCGTCAGCGATCCGATCCCCGGACGAAGCTGCTGCGCGGAGGGGTGCATGGCTCCCCCCTCGCGCGCCCACCGCGTCGCACCGGCGAGGTCCTCGCTCGGTCGGATCCGAGGCGCCTCTTCGCGCCGCATCTCGGCCACCTCGCCAGCGCCCACCTCGACCCGTCCTCGCGCATTCGCGGCCTCGGCCACTCCCCGGGCCACCTCGAGGCGGGTGGAGCCTGCGGCGACGCGCAGATCGAGCTTGCTGCCGTGCGCGACCACCTGGCCCGCATGGGTCTTGAAAGTGACCGGCCGCCCGCCGCCGGGAAGGATCTCAGCCCAGAGCTCCCCCGAACGGACC is a window of Deltaproteobacteria bacterium DNA encoding:
- a CDS encoding dihydroorotase, coding for MSLLIRGGRVVDPSQDLDREADVMIEGGRIARIDRGIAGAERVIDARNRLVLPGLVDLHVHLREPGEEYKEDVASGTRAAVAGGFTTVCCMPNTRPANDTRAVTELIVNRAREVGLARVHPVAAISRGLEGKSLCEYADLKEGGAVAVSDDGRCVMDAGLMRRAMEYAATFDLPVIQHCEDHNLSARGSMHEGHVSTVIGLTAQPAQAESAIVARDLELVELTGARYHVAHLSTAGSARLVRAAKARGLPVSCEVAPHHFTLTDEACRGFDTATKVNPPLRGRDHVDAVLEAIADGTVDAIATDHAPHSELEKLVEFGLAACGISGLETGLALSLELWRREVISLPRLVALMTSSPARVVGLPAGTLRVGALADLAVVDTEESWVVDPTRFHSKGRNTPFAGQTLRGRTKTTVVGGRVVFDGTTCVGPR
- a CDS encoding FecR domain-containing protein; the encoded protein is MSVARAALVGLLLVPLVAGCGAGRRAARELSRQKGVAEVLRVVAVGPRSGHAQGVKLPGAAWQALRPALPLPSGTLLRTARGVRVQVVMSDGTLLHVNEGSELLLEGANALQVRSGELWAEILPGGGRPVTFKTHAGQVVAHGSKLDLRVAAGSTRLEVARGVAEAANARGRVEVGAGEVAEMRREEAPRIRPSEDLAGATRWAREGGAMHPSAQQLRPGIGSLTARVARHGRPHALQLASQVVRVRIADSMATTELEQTYYNNSSNVLEGSLRFPLPGGATLARVAVQVGARLEEGELIERRRVRPGQRHALEDTIRPRVPFRQGAAHHRSVKVRILPVAPRAFRRVLLVYTEALRGVHERYEYVYPFAAERGAGGSIGYFSVDVELRHRRGIGAVATPLYAVSTERKGDQVHLRYAARAFLPTASVVVNFETARKGPELELLVQEPEGGRRGGCALPRKEGEGEATQRGDPCGDRGGYFVAALRPQIPAAGAPVRRDYLLLMDSSYSTGKQGWALQVAALQALLAEMDLRSRFAVLACDARCRGWARGFRHPTAQARRDALAFIRSVGPAGATDLQEAFVAVAAAIRGRSTPTHVIYLGDGRPSAGELRDGPLAQWVLDALTPHGATLSALRIGPEEGDAWLREATRRLGGTLHRLGPGDDVPNRIFDLLATHYRPALRGVEVSFHGVPVHRVFPEQLPAVPSGGEVLLVGRYSSPGDLQVRVRGTIGEEVLDKTFTMRLGSEAGGRRSARLGARLWAQHYVEALAADDYAHNRPEIVRASRAYQVPSRATAVVIVENERQHREVLAARRRERGLGGTDARRRPGGEERDGAGDPDGEETPFEEPPDLAGRLGGEVSGAAAAAQESGGSRPRRPVVTLRVEQAPVGGVAPSPEEVRLRRAVTAQPLRRSLRLAYHRQLVRLGRYEEALRHARSWAEIDGSGAEAVRALAESEAAALDQPRALRTYASLAELHPSSHRLQRALAEMYRRKGDLGRSCSHRWSVLALQPQQAAARTELARCLVARRLSRTEASRLLGRALGWSPPDDGVDPRVERLLDEADEEEGGGAPALPSGTLVVSATWKVGQDLDLAIVTPSGQRITPLFVLRSGTVLADSVDGSTPEVLRLATLQDGIYRIEVASGHPGASPAAAGVVAVRAGAQRRDFPFTLTSPIQAIAQVRQSRSWVPLQAPVP